The following proteins come from a genomic window of Timaviella obliquedivisa GSE-PSE-MK23-08B:
- a CDS encoding SLBB domain-containing protein produces the protein MIFQRFWISPRAPFSSVHFALQPALLVTLLTWAHPAIATALPPDQPLLIAAVTQGEPYTLGAGDRVRIDIFRAPQYSGETQVLADGTLNLPLAGNISVDGMTVDQATAAIAAGYSQFLRRPLITLSLLSRRPLEIGVAGEVSRPGAYSVNVEGGEFPTINQLLQTAGGTTLSANVRQVEIRRPRRDGTEQIINVDLMQLLQTGDLKYDLALKDGDTIFVPATETLNVAESGLLSDASFAANNSEPINISVAGEVFRPGPYTVTGSARTGEAGVPGSGGGGGLPTVTRAIQVAGGIKPTANIREILIRRPTRSGTPQEFKVNLWDLLKSGDANQDPILQEGDSIVVTQVAALDPAEASALASTSFSPDSIKINVVGEVSQPGTFELPPNTPLNQAILAAGGFNNRARRASVNLVRLNEDGSVSREEIPVDFTQGIADGKNPSLRNNDVVVVGRSGLAATSDTLGQVLAPLGSVFSIFQFPFNFFRIFQ, from the coding sequence ATGATTTTTCAGCGCTTTTGGATATCCCCACGGGCACCGTTTTCCTCAGTACACTTCGCTCTACAGCCTGCTTTGTTAGTGACCTTGCTAACCTGGGCTCACCCCGCGATCGCCACTGCTCTACCCCCAGACCAGCCTCTCCTAATTGCTGCTGTGACTCAGGGCGAGCCCTACACCCTAGGAGCAGGCGATCGCGTTCGGATTGATATTTTCCGCGCCCCTCAGTACAGCGGCGAAACCCAAGTTTTGGCAGATGGTACTCTCAACTTGCCCTTGGCTGGCAACATTTCTGTCGATGGCATGACCGTTGATCAAGCCACAGCGGCGATCGCGGCAGGGTACAGCCAATTTTTGCGCCGTCCCCTCATTACTCTCAGCTTGCTGAGTCGTCGTCCCCTCGAAATTGGTGTGGCGGGCGAAGTCAGCCGACCCGGAGCCTACAGCGTTAACGTCGAAGGCGGAGAATTCCCTACCATTAATCAACTTCTCCAAACAGCCGGCGGCACCACCCTAAGCGCCAACGTGCGCCAAGTCGAAATCCGTCGTCCGCGGCGCGATGGGACAGAACAGATCATTAATGTTGACTTGATGCAGCTTTTGCAAACAGGAGATTTAAAATACGACCTTGCCCTAAAAGATGGCGACACTATTTTTGTCCCCGCCACCGAAACTCTCAATGTTGCTGAATCGGGGTTGCTATCCGATGCCAGCTTTGCTGCTAATAATTCTGAGCCTATTAATATCTCCGTTGCTGGCGAGGTCTTTCGTCCGGGGCCTTACACCGTGACGGGTTCTGCCCGGACTGGAGAAGCGGGAGTTCCGGGGAGTGGTGGCGGCGGCGGTTTGCCTACCGTGACCCGTGCCATTCAAGTGGCAGGCGGCATTAAGCCAACGGCAAATATTCGGGAAATTCTGATTCGTAGACCCACGCGATCGGGCACTCCTCAAGAGTTTAAGGTTAATCTTTGGGATCTTTTGAAATCGGGTGATGCAAATCAAGACCCAATTTTGCAAGAAGGCGATTCTATTGTTGTGACCCAGGTCGCCGCCCTTGATCCGGCTGAGGCATCGGCATTGGCAAGCACCAGTTTCTCTCCCGACTCCATCAAAATCAACGTGGTAGGCGAAGTGTCGCAGCCTGGCACCTTCGAGCTACCGCCCAATACACCGCTTAACCAGGCAATTTTGGCGGCGGGTGGATTTAACAATCGAGCACGACGCGCATCTGTCAATTTGGTGCGGCTGAATGAAGATGGTTCGGTGTCCCGAGAAGAAATTCCGGTTGATTTTACCCAAGGCATTGCCGATGGTAAAAATCCGTCGCTGCGTAATAACGATGTTGTTGTTGTCGGGCGATCGGGCTTAGCCGCTACTTCCGATACGTTGGGACAAGTCTTAGCCCCCTTAGGAAGCGTCTTTTCAATTTTTCAATTTCCGTTTAACTTCTTCCGCATTTTCCAGTGA
- a CDS encoding polysaccharide biosynthesis tyrosine autokinase yields MKTTSYSQPMGLMNGGIPPQADESGLDLGQVLGALRRRAILVIGITAAVMVAAGLKGSLDVPSYQAQFELLIQPNTAESDVISSLPEALTGRQSQAQGVTPDLLKILGSPKILLPVVKRFKMQYPDACEQFGASTSSIPLGESPNDSCYKFITSNLRVEVVGKDSNIIQVTYQGLKPQQVKSLLDLTAKAYLDYSLQSRQLAIRKGIEFVEGKLPDLQQQVQSLQGELQALRQGNDIIDPEAKGSQLSGQVGDFKQQQLETQVQLEQAAALSGDLQGQLAGRSPEVAASSALSENPRYQSLLNRMIELDGKIAEATTVYTEETPDLQVLREERNNLVSLLERESQQVQREVAGKIRELQVRDRSLTAKLGSLNSEVRQLAGVSRSFTDVQRELQIATEALNQLLAKRQAQEIDIAQREIPWELITPTTSPQPFDSSMARNLALGAILGLLLGTGAALAMNRLADVIYTPEELKRLIKLPLLGIIPYNDTLSHAAPIINLAPVLQTVGASTLREFNGGKHNGKVRRHYYEADPFAESFRSLYANIRLLNTDVPVQSLVISSAMPGEGKSTISVYLAQAAAAMGQRVLLVDTDLRCPRVHEYVGLPNKGGLIDVLAGQMDLKGAIQRSLVEPNLFVLTAGAVPPDPTRLLSSQRMHHLMMQVNNNFDLVIYDAPPLLGFADAHLMATHTHGVMLVSQLGRLKRSLAEQALEQLRVSSIPVLGMVIQSHEVS; encoded by the coding sequence ATGAAAACAACATCCTATAGTCAACCAATGGGTTTGATGAATGGCGGCATCCCACCGCAAGCCGACGAGAGCGGATTAGACCTGGGTCAGGTTCTGGGCGCACTGCGACGACGGGCAATTTTAGTAATAGGCATTACAGCAGCGGTCATGGTAGCGGCAGGATTAAAGGGGTCTTTAGATGTCCCTAGCTATCAGGCACAGTTTGAGCTATTAATTCAACCCAATACCGCAGAATCGGATGTGATTTCTTCGTTGCCGGAAGCATTGACAGGGCGCCAATCTCAGGCTCAAGGGGTAACTCCAGATTTACTAAAAATCTTAGGTAGCCCGAAGATATTGCTGCCCGTGGTCAAACGATTTAAGATGCAATATCCTGACGCTTGTGAACAGTTTGGGGCTTCCACTTCATCAATACCCCTCGGTGAAAGCCCAAACGATAGTTGCTATAAATTTATTACTAGCAACCTTCGCGTGGAGGTAGTCGGGAAGGATTCCAACATTATTCAGGTCACGTATCAAGGATTAAAACCACAGCAGGTTAAATCTTTACTCGATCTCACTGCCAAAGCCTATCTAGACTACAGCCTTCAGTCGCGGCAGCTAGCGATTCGCAAGGGCATTGAGTTTGTGGAGGGCAAGCTGCCTGATTTACAGCAGCAGGTGCAATCGTTGCAAGGAGAACTCCAAGCGCTTCGGCAGGGTAACGATATTATTGATCCTGAAGCCAAAGGGTCGCAGCTTTCGGGGCAGGTCGGAGATTTTAAGCAGCAACAGCTTGAAACGCAGGTACAGCTTGAACAAGCGGCGGCGTTATCAGGTGATTTGCAGGGACAATTGGCGGGGCGATCGCCTGAAGTTGCAGCGTCTTCGGCATTAAGCGAGAATCCCCGCTATCAATCGTTACTCAACCGCATGATTGAATTAGATGGCAAGATTGCTGAAGCTACTACGGTTTACACCGAAGAAACCCCTGACCTGCAAGTGCTACGGGAAGAACGTAACAATTTAGTATCGTTGCTAGAGCGGGAAAGCCAGCAGGTACAACGCGAAGTGGCAGGAAAAATTCGAGAGTTACAGGTGCGCGATCGCTCTTTAACCGCCAAGCTAGGGTCTCTAAACTCTGAAGTTAGGCAATTGGCAGGCGTTTCCCGTTCTTTCACCGATGTCCAACGAGAGTTGCAAATTGCGACTGAGGCATTGAACCAGCTTTTAGCTAAACGCCAAGCCCAAGAAATTGATATTGCCCAACGCGAAATCCCTTGGGAATTAATTACCCCTACCACTTCGCCCCAACCTTTCGACAGCAGCATGGCTCGGAATCTTGCCCTGGGCGCTATCTTAGGATTGTTGCTGGGGACTGGAGCCGCGCTTGCTATGAACCGATTAGCAGATGTGATTTACACCCCTGAAGAACTCAAGCGCTTAATTAAACTGCCGTTGCTAGGCATCATTCCTTACAATGATACGTTGAGTCATGCTGCGCCGATTATCAACTTAGCGCCCGTGCTCCAGACTGTAGGAGCAAGCACTTTGCGTGAGTTTAATGGGGGTAAACATAACGGTAAAGTTCGCCGTCACTACTACGAAGCCGATCCCTTTGCCGAATCTTTCCGATCGCTCTATGCCAATATTCGGCTACTCAATACTGACGTACCTGTTCAGTCCTTAGTCATTAGTTCTGCCATGCCGGGAGAGGGTAAATCGACGATTTCGGTCTATCTGGCACAGGCGGCAGCGGCAATGGGTCAGCGAGTATTGCTAGTGGATACGGATTTACGCTGCCCCAGGGTGCATGAATATGTCGGATTACCTAACAAGGGCGGATTAATTGATGTGTTGGCAGGACAGATGGACTTAAAAGGAGCCATTCAGCGATCGCTTGTGGAACCTAATCTGTTTGTCTTGACGGCTGGAGCAGTCCCCCCTGACCCCACCCGACTTCTGTCCTCCCAGCGAATGCACCATCTTATGATGCAGGTTAACAATAACTTTGACCTGGTGATTTATGATGCGCCGCCGCTCTTAGGTTTTGCCGATGCTCACCTCATGGCTACCCATACCCATGGCGTGATGTTGGTATCACAATTGGGAAGGCTGAAGCGATCGCTAGCAGAACAAGCCTTAGAACAGCTTCGGGTATCGAGTATCCCTGTTTTGGGTATGGTCATTCAAAGCCATGAGGTCAGCTAA
- a CDS encoding WecB/TagA/CpsF family glycosyltransferase, protein MTLELLPPKQSVIGFPVTAVPFDYQIELILKWAKRRLSKVVCVANVHMLMEAHRNPQFAAVLSNADLVTPDGMPLVWLMNLLGVWRQNRVAGMDILLALCHQVSVKKISVFFVGSERETLDRMRVRLQQEFPQLQIAGMEPLPFRPLNSEEDADIIEKINSSEAGIVFVSLGCPKQEIWMSEHQGKINTVMLGLGGVFPVYAGLHKWAPLWVRKLGLEWLYRLVQEPRRLWKRYYQTIPPFLYLALKQLVTVRPCSLGKDPFKETTKTSKIKSSVPQNPAISNHQS, encoded by the coding sequence ATGACTCTAGAGCTATTGCCCCCCAAACAGAGTGTGATTGGATTTCCAGTGACTGCCGTGCCCTTCGATTATCAAATTGAATTGATATTAAAATGGGCTAAGCGCCGACTCAGTAAAGTCGTCTGTGTTGCTAATGTGCATATGTTGATGGAAGCCCATCGCAATCCTCAATTTGCAGCAGTGTTATCCAACGCCGATTTAGTTACCCCCGATGGAATGCCCCTGGTCTGGCTAATGAATCTATTAGGCGTTTGGCGACAAAATCGGGTAGCAGGGATGGATATCTTGCTAGCCCTATGCCACCAAGTTTCAGTCAAAAAAATTAGTGTGTTCTTTGTGGGTTCTGAACGAGAAACGTTAGATCGAATGAGAGTTCGATTGCAGCAAGAATTCCCTCAGCTACAAATTGCAGGGATGGAACCCTTACCCTTTCGTCCTTTGAACTCTGAGGAAGATGCCGATATTATTGAGAAAATTAATAGCAGTGAGGCAGGTATTGTTTTTGTTTCATTAGGATGCCCCAAACAAGAAATTTGGATGAGCGAGCATCAAGGCAAGATTAATACGGTAATGCTAGGCTTAGGAGGCGTGTTTCCAGTCTATGCAGGACTTCATAAGTGGGCACCCCTTTGGGTGCGCAAGCTGGGGCTAGAGTGGCTCTATCGTTTAGTGCAAGAACCTCGCCGGCTATGGAAACGCTATTATCAAACCATTCCCCCCTTTCTTTACCTGGCGCTGAAGCAACTAGTAACCGTGCGCCCTTGCAGTCTGGGTAAAGATCCCTTTAAAGAGACTACCAAAACCTCAAAAATAAAGTCCTCTGTGCCCCAAAATCCAGCGATTAGCAATCATCAAAGCTAG
- a CDS encoding ABC transporter permease, with translation MGTTDELIIEAGRTESQYWRDLWKYRELFYFLAWRDILVRYKQTVIGIAWALIRPFLTMVVFTVVFGNLAKLPSPPGVPYQILVFAGMLPWQFFSGALSECSNSLISNANLLSKVYFPRLIVPTSAVIVSFVDFMISGIILLGLMAWCNFVPDWRILTLPIFVAIAFAASMGVGLWLAALNVQYRDFRYVVPFLVQFGLYISPVGFSTNVVPQQWQLLYSLNPMVGVIDGFRWAILRGQSEIYLPGFALSIGLVFFLLATGIWYFRKVERTFADVI, from the coding sequence ATGGGAACAACTGACGAACTGATTATTGAAGCGGGGCGCACTGAATCCCAGTATTGGAGAGATCTTTGGAAGTATCGAGAGTTATTCTATTTCTTGGCATGGCGCGATATTTTGGTGCGCTATAAGCAAACAGTCATTGGCATTGCTTGGGCATTAATTCGCCCATTTTTGACAATGGTGGTGTTTACAGTAGTGTTTGGCAATTTGGCAAAACTCCCTTCTCCTCCAGGTGTGCCCTATCAGATTCTGGTGTTCGCAGGAATGTTGCCCTGGCAGTTCTTTTCGGGTGCGCTTTCAGAGTGTAGTAATAGTTTAATTAGCAATGCTAACCTGTTGTCTAAAGTATATTTTCCTCGGTTAATTGTGCCTACGAGTGCCGTGATCGTTAGCTTTGTTGATTTTATGATCTCGGGCATTATTTTGCTGGGCTTGATGGCTTGGTGTAATTTTGTGCCAGACTGGCGAATTTTAACGCTGCCTATTTTTGTGGCGATCGCTTTTGCTGCCTCTATGGGCGTAGGGTTGTGGTTAGCAGCCCTCAACGTTCAATACCGCGATTTTCGCTACGTCGTTCCCTTTCTCGTCCAGTTTGGTCTGTACATTTCCCCAGTAGGCTTTAGTACCAACGTGGTGCCTCAGCAGTGGCAATTGCTTTATTCACTTAACCCAATGGTCGGTGTCATCGACGGCTTCCGCTGGGCAATTCTGCGCGGGCAATCAGAGATTTATCTACCCGGATTTGCCCTTTCGATTGGGCTGGTGTTCTTTTTACTGGCAACGGGTATTTGGTATTTCCGCAAGGTTGAGCGCACGTTTGCTGATGTGATTTGA
- a CDS encoding nucleotidyltransferase domain-containing protein, which translates to MQLLSSEVLNEIVSRLVKRLQPEKIIPFGSHAYGGPTVDSDIDLLIILSDSDQPHHRRASHAYEFLWGLTAPTELLVLTHQEVEKRVTVKNSLVNEAVNRGRVLYE; encoded by the coding sequence ATGCAGCTACTGTCGTCTGAAGTATTGAATGAAATTGTATCGCGGTTAGTCAAACGGCTACAGCCAGAGAAAATTATTCCCTTTGGTTCACACGCCTATGGGGGGCCAACAGTGGACAGTGATATCGATCTGCTGATCATTCTTTCAGACTCGGATCAGCCCCATCATCGCCGCGCAAGTCATGCCTATGAGTTTTTGTGGGGGTTGACTGCTCCAACAGAGTTACTGGTACTCACTCATCAAGAGGTAGAGAAAAGAGTAACGGTGAAGAACTCCCTTGTGAACGAAGCCGTGAACCGGGGAAGGGTTCTCTATGAATGA
- a CDS encoding ABC transporter ATP-binding protein, producing MSNPIIRVENLSKKYTVSHQQEGYTTFRDAMTNGARSLGQALFNRKNVKPRSSSNEDFWALKDVNFEIQQGDRVGIIGRNGAGKSTLLKILSRITEPTHGSIRIKGRVASLLEVGTGFHPELTGRENVFLNGAILGMEKTEIKRKFDEIVAFAEIERFLDTPVKRYSSGMYVRLAFAVAAHLEPEVLIVDEVLAVGDSAFQKKCLGKMETVANEGRTVIFVSHSMETVTRLCNTAILLENGSVKSSGRTEQVVHAYLKSDFGTTARRSWRHLDKAPGNNIARLVEVNVHNEDGKIMDNFDITKPVGITMVYEVLKSDAVFTHSINLFNENGVHILSSHDITSEMRKKPRAKGYYSSTMWVPGNFLSEGMVAVSVAIIEQDPFVIYFHELDAVAFNVTDSINGLSARGNYVQHFPGVVRPILNWETSRIAQNVMG from the coding sequence ATGTCTAACCCGATTATTCGCGTTGAAAATCTCAGCAAGAAGTACACTGTTAGCCATCAGCAGGAGGGCTACACTACCTTTCGGGATGCCATGACCAATGGAGCGCGATCGCTGGGTCAAGCGCTATTTAATCGCAAGAATGTCAAACCCCGCAGCTCTAGCAACGAAGATTTTTGGGCGCTGAAAGATGTCAACTTTGAGATTCAGCAGGGCGATCGCGTGGGCATTATTGGGCGCAATGGAGCAGGAAAATCAACGCTGCTAAAAATCTTGAGCCGGATTACAGAACCGACCCATGGCTCAATTCGCATCAAAGGAAGAGTCGCAAGTTTACTGGAAGTGGGAACGGGTTTTCACCCAGAATTAACTGGGCGGGAGAACGTTTTTCTCAACGGTGCAATTCTAGGAATGGAAAAAACAGAGATCAAACGAAAATTTGATGAAATTGTTGCTTTTGCTGAGATTGAAAGGTTTTTAGATACACCTGTAAAACGATACTCCTCTGGGATGTATGTCCGCTTAGCCTTTGCAGTAGCTGCTCACCTAGAACCAGAAGTCTTAATCGTGGATGAAGTTCTAGCAGTTGGGGATAGCGCTTTTCAAAAGAAATGCTTAGGAAAAATGGAGACGGTTGCGAACGAGGGGCGTACCGTAATATTTGTCAGTCATAGTATGGAAACGGTAACTCGGCTGTGCAACACTGCAATTCTGTTAGAGAATGGTTCAGTGAAGTCTAGTGGAAGAACAGAACAAGTCGTTCACGCTTATCTTAAATCTGACTTTGGTACCACTGCCCGACGAAGCTGGAGACATTTAGACAAAGCTCCTGGAAACAATATCGCTCGTCTTGTAGAAGTGAATGTCCACAATGAGGATGGAAAGATTATGGATAATTTTGATATCACAAAGCCTGTTGGAATCACAATGGTATATGAAGTACTCAAGAGTGATGCAGTCTTTACACACTCGATTAATTTATTTAATGAGAATGGTGTTCATATTTTGAGTTCCCATGACATCACGTCAGAGATGCGAAAGAAGCCTCGTGCTAAGGGTTACTATAGCTCAACGATGTGGGTTCCTGGCAACTTTCTGTCAGAAGGAATGGTAGCCGTAAGTGTTGCAATTATTGAGCAAGATCCTTTCGTCATCTACTTTCATGAACTAGATGCTGTTGCATTTAATGTCACTGATTCAATTAATGGACTTTCTGCAAGAGGGAACTATGTCCAGCATTTTCCAGGTGTGGTCAGACCTATTTTGAACTGGGAAACAAGCAGAATCGCTCAAAATGTAATGGGATAG
- a CDS encoding glycosyltransferase yields MESSTLPYCPLIDPVPDDRVRPFWSVMVPTYNGTAYLEQTLRSVLEQDPGAAVMHIEVIDDCSTEDDPEPLVQLLGNGRITFHRQLQNQGQIKTWNNCIQRATGKWIHILHQDDFVLPGFYQSLQVGLSQDSTVGAAFCRHRYINEQDQTLFTSLLERESSGILADWLKQIATMQRIQFPSIVVKREIYEQIGGFCPQARSAADWEMWTRIAAYFSIWYEPQTLACFRLHSSSESSRLIKTGRNIADTRCAIEIAHSYLPRETAYMLTSKAKEYYAIDAFNRANKLRAIGDLRAAIAQLQEGLKCQISPKTLKHLAHLTKQNVSRFLSSQT; encoded by the coding sequence ATGGAAAGCTCAACGCTGCCTTATTGTCCTTTAATAGATCCTGTTCCTGACGATCGGGTTCGCCCGTTCTGGTCAGTGATGGTACCGACCTACAACGGGACTGCCTATCTAGAACAAACTCTCCGCAGCGTTCTCGAACAAGATCCGGGCGCAGCAGTCATGCATATTGAAGTCATTGATGATTGCTCGACTGAAGATGATCCAGAGCCTTTAGTTCAACTCCTGGGGAACGGTAGAATTACCTTTCATCGTCAGCTTCAAAACCAAGGACAAATCAAGACTTGGAATAACTGTATTCAACGTGCTACAGGCAAATGGATTCATATCTTGCACCAAGATGATTTTGTTTTACCTGGTTTTTATCAATCCTTACAAGTCGGGTTAAGCCAAGACTCCACAGTCGGGGCTGCCTTCTGTCGGCATCGTTACATCAACGAACAGGATCAAACCTTATTCACATCGCTTTTAGAGCGAGAATCATCCGGAATCCTGGCAGACTGGCTCAAGCAAATTGCTACCATGCAGCGCATCCAGTTTCCCTCTATTGTGGTCAAACGTGAAATCTATGAACAAATCGGTGGATTCTGCCCCCAAGCTCGCTCCGCCGCTGATTGGGAAATGTGGACGCGAATCGCTGCTTATTTCTCAATCTGGTACGAGCCTCAGACTCTAGCCTGTTTCCGACTTCATTCCTCATCCGAATCATCTCGTTTAATCAAAACGGGCAGAAACATTGCAGATACTCGTTGTGCAATCGAAATTGCTCACTCATATTTGCCCAGAGAAACTGCCTACATGCTAACCTCCAAGGCAAAAGAATATTACGCCATTGATGCGTTCAATCGAGCCAACAAACTGAGAGCTATAGGGGATTTGAGGGCGGCGATCGCTCAAC